In one window of Leptospira sp. WS92.C1 DNA:
- a CDS encoding Hsp33 family molecular chaperone HslO, with protein MHNQDSLIYGILPDVHFRYSATEISYSVTAASNLHNLDDPNTELLARAMIGAFFLADQIKEDTKVSLQIQFNEDSPIHSVLAYSDRQGKMKAVLRARPEEDVESGKISEDYSGILKVFRWKDGACIYQSVVPYQNRSFEENFQDFLNSSEQITCFVTILIEKHGFHWDVRGILLQSLPEAKEEHIQKIASLSKQIRETPEEFLGKNIYNCLNKIGEATRSAVQILEEGQPEFRCDCSENKIRELIQTLGKDEAMQIVEEVGMIEVTCEFCTSVYRFEKERVSELF; from the coding sequence ATGCACAATCAAGATTCACTGATATACGGAATTTTACCGGACGTACACTTCCGATATTCCGCTACGGAAATCTCATATTCCGTCACAGCAGCTTCCAATTTACACAACCTCGACGATCCTAATACCGAACTTCTTGCAAGAGCGATGATAGGCGCTTTTTTTTTAGCGGATCAAATCAAAGAAGACACAAAGGTAAGTTTACAAATTCAGTTTAACGAAGATTCTCCCATCCATTCCGTTCTTGCTTATAGCGACAGACAGGGAAAGATGAAAGCGGTTCTCCGCGCGAGACCGGAGGAAGACGTCGAGTCCGGCAAGATCTCGGAAGATTATTCAGGCATATTAAAAGTATTTCGATGGAAGGATGGAGCTTGTATTTATCAATCTGTGGTTCCGTATCAGAATCGAAGTTTTGAGGAGAATTTTCAGGACTTTCTGAACAGCTCGGAACAGATCACGTGTTTTGTCACGATCCTGATCGAAAAACACGGCTTTCATTGGGATGTTCGTGGAATTCTTCTTCAATCTCTTCCGGAAGCAAAGGAAGAACACATTCAAAAAATTGCAAGTCTTTCAAAACAGATCCGTGAAACTCCGGAAGAATTTTTAGGAAAAAATATCTACAACTGTTTGAACAAGATCGGAGAAGCGACCCGTTCCGCGGTTCAAATTTTAGAAGAGGGTCAACCGGAGTTCCGTTGTGATTGTTCCGAAAATAAAATCCGCGAATTGATCCAAACCCTCGGTAAAGACGAAGCGATGCAGATCGTGGAGGAAGTGGGAATGATCGAAGTCACCTGCGAATTTTGTACGTCGGTGTATCGTTTTGAAAAAGAAAGAGTGAGTGAATTATTTTGA
- the tsaE gene encoding tRNA (adenosine(37)-N6)-threonylcarbamoyltransferase complex ATPase subunit type 1 TsaE — MELVFKNLKLEELDKPANVLASLIVSALDDNQHPVFLFTGSMGAGKTTFTSKLVKKISPIANVNSPTYTLINEYSIPGREDKFHHFDLHRLKSSQDLEDLGFEEIWGKSGVSIIEWWQIARENLEILSLKIEVELKMISEEERNITFKSSDIESFPKLKALWKQSEQALA; from the coding sequence TTGGAACTCGTATTTAAGAATCTGAAGCTGGAAGAATTGGATAAACCCGCAAACGTCCTCGCCTCGCTGATCGTGTCCGCACTCGACGACAATCAACATCCCGTTTTTTTATTTACAGGCTCTATGGGAGCGGGTAAAACAACGTTTACATCCAAACTGGTCAAAAAAATTTCTCCTATCGCAAACGTAAATTCTCCCACCTACACGTTGATCAACGAATATTCGATTCCCGGAAGAGAAGATAAATTCCATCATTTCGATTTACACAGACTCAAATCCTCCCAGGATTTGGAAGACCTCGGTTTTGAGGAGATCTGGGGAAAGTCCGGAGTTTCCATCATAGAATGGTGGCAGATCGCTCGCGAGAATTTGGAGATTCTTTCTTTAAAAATCGAAGTGGAATTAAAAATGATTTCGGAAGAAGAACGAAATATTACATTCAAAAGCTCTGATATAGAATCGTTTCCAAAACTAAAAGCACTATGGAAACAATCCGAGCAGGCGCTTGCATGA
- the tsaB gene encoding tRNA (adenosine(37)-N6)-threonylcarbamoyltransferase complex dimerization subunit type 1 TsaB: MKKILFFDATNQWILAEAYHFNSNEELQLIASYSGIHPRESSQRLIQELQNLLKEANWKTPDLIASALGPGSFTGLRIAVATARNLAQLWRIPALGFDSLNVYTSHYFQEVGDPVVVAIEAKQKKIYFGMEDRRGFFGSIDVKPDDILERIPEDRLQAYLTSQKYSDNPEFFSGNPIFEELPSSSAILNQNLSQVKEALEFPDRFPYWKLVPNYVRGTYVDEKSTV, translated from the coding sequence ATGAAAAAGATTCTATTTTTTGACGCTACCAATCAGTGGATTCTCGCGGAAGCGTATCATTTTAATTCCAACGAGGAATTGCAGCTGATCGCTTCATATTCAGGAATTCATCCGAGAGAATCCTCTCAACGATTGATCCAGGAGCTGCAAAATCTGCTCAAGGAAGCAAATTGGAAGACTCCGGATCTGATAGCAAGCGCACTCGGTCCGGGATCGTTCACAGGACTTAGAATCGCCGTTGCGACGGCTCGGAACTTAGCGCAGTTGTGGAGAATTCCTGCATTGGGTTTCGATAGTCTGAACGTTTATACCTCTCATTATTTTCAAGAAGTCGGAGATCCCGTAGTCGTAGCGATCGAAGCAAAACAAAAAAAGATTTATTTCGGAATGGAAGATAGAAGAGGTTTTTTCGGTTCGATCGACGTGAAACCCGATGATATCTTAGAAAGAATCCCGGAGGACCGTTTACAGGCGTATCTAACGTCTCAAAAATATTCGGATAACCCCGAATTTTTTTCGGGGAATCCGATTTTCGAAGAGCTTCCTTCGAGTTCGGCGATCTTGAATCAAAATTTATCTCAAGTTAAGGAAGCACTTGAATTTCCAGATCGATTTCCTTATTGGAAACTAGTTCCCAACTATGTTCGAGGAACATACGTCGATGAAAAATCGACGGTTTAG
- a CDS encoding ribonuclease R family protein — MNIKKKQTNQKRQPKPQPSKKTFSKSDRQKKDRTSNRNEGFRENEIGRRILKYLQSRAGSIVPFKDLSAKILREENQNSYGVKREKWQFQEKEREISDVLKLLETEGLIELEKKNIIVNSNQKLQGTISISKRGDGFVKLASGMEIFVPGQFAQSAIQGDLVEVHPYGVGKKGRLEGEVTEILRRGRDLYRMIITEKDSKFIFGKLLDIDGEEKEGYLLRKTILTDLQDEIKSGDVLIVKLKEETEQERNLYEVQFLRFESDTKEDLDLMRMLMKFNYSIVYPENITLDLPDEVEANTVDDWKSRVDLRDLKCITIDGEYSKDFDDAISFIEEKNKIRFYVHIADVSHYVRLGTPLDEEAYNRATSVYLGSRVVPMLPPELSENLCSLVAGKNRLAFTVEMEADWKGKITHAKFYKSIIKVAERYTYTRAESEILSGDTKNWIYRMNEFAKVLRAKRVQDGRVDLNLKENKVVTDSEHNVVEISVQDRLQAHILIEELMLSANIKVAEFIRKKKQPTLYRVHEPMDEEKLESLNAFLKLNGIKTLLKDSSYESIQAVLKNLEGKPAERLFNMFLLRTFMQAYYSGEHLGHWGLGFEDYCHFTSPIRRYPDLICHRVLQNILLGKKPMYTPEDMVTAGLHTSHQERKATDSERDYYKLKACRYLEKTGIKEFSATITGCKPFLIFVDLENPMVDACLLATEFTDEGEIRMDTDFSFYSKKFTKIYTLGDKIEVELDRIDYEEIKIFVKMKKFQKKV, encoded by the coding sequence ATGAATATAAAGAAAAAACAAACCAATCAAAAGCGACAGCCAAAACCTCAACCGTCAAAAAAAACCTTCTCAAAATCCGACAGACAAAAGAAAGATAGAACTTCCAACAGAAACGAAGGTTTTAGAGAAAATGAAATCGGAAGAAGAATTCTCAAATACCTTCAATCCAGAGCAGGGTCCATAGTTCCGTTTAAGGATTTATCCGCAAAGATACTCAGAGAAGAAAATCAAAACTCTTACGGAGTCAAAAGGGAAAAATGGCAGTTTCAAGAGAAGGAAAGGGAAATATCCGACGTTCTAAAACTTCTGGAAACGGAAGGACTCATCGAATTAGAAAAAAAGAATATTATTGTTAACTCGAATCAAAAATTGCAAGGAACGATTTCCATCAGCAAAAGGGGAGACGGTTTTGTCAAACTCGCTTCGGGAATGGAGATTTTTGTTCCGGGACAATTTGCTCAGTCCGCGATCCAAGGCGATCTAGTTGAGGTTCATCCTTACGGAGTCGGAAAAAAAGGACGACTCGAAGGCGAAGTTACCGAAATCCTCAGAAGAGGTCGCGATCTCTATCGAATGATCATAACCGAAAAAGATTCTAAGTTTATTTTCGGGAAACTTCTGGATATCGATGGAGAAGAAAAGGAAGGGTATCTTCTTCGTAAAACGATTCTTACGGATCTACAGGACGAAATCAAATCAGGCGACGTTCTGATCGTAAAACTGAAGGAAGAAACGGAGCAGGAAAGAAATCTTTACGAAGTTCAATTCCTTCGTTTTGAATCCGATACAAAAGAAGATTTGGATCTGATGAGAATGCTGATGAAATTCAATTACAGCATTGTTTATCCTGAAAATATCACGCTTGATCTTCCGGACGAAGTGGAAGCCAATACAGTGGATGACTGGAAGTCCAGAGTGGATCTCAGGGATTTAAAATGTATCACAATCGACGGAGAATATTCGAAAGACTTTGACGATGCGATCAGTTTTATCGAAGAGAAGAATAAGATTCGTTTTTACGTTCATATCGCGGATGTTTCGCATTACGTGAGATTGGGGACACCATTGGACGAAGAAGCATACAATCGAGCTACTTCGGTGTATCTTGGAAGCCGAGTCGTTCCGATGCTTCCTCCCGAACTTTCGGAAAATCTTTGCTCGCTGGTCGCAGGTAAGAATCGTTTAGCCTTTACTGTGGAAATGGAAGCCGACTGGAAAGGCAAGATCACTCACGCCAAGTTTTACAAAAGTATCATTAAGGTCGCAGAACGATATACATACACTCGTGCAGAATCCGAAATTCTATCCGGGGATACCAAGAACTGGATCTATAGGATGAATGAATTCGCGAAGGTTCTGAGAGCCAAGAGGGTTCAGGACGGACGAGTGGATTTGAATTTAAAGGAAAACAAAGTAGTCACCGATTCGGAACACAATGTGGTGGAAATTTCGGTTCAAGACAGACTGCAGGCTCATATTCTGATCGAAGAGCTGATGCTTTCCGCAAACATCAAGGTTGCTGAATTTATCCGAAAGAAAAAACAACCGACTCTTTATCGAGTTCACGAACCGATGGATGAGGAAAAACTGGAATCGCTCAACGCATTCTTAAAGTTGAATGGAATCAAAACCCTTCTCAAAGACTCCAGTTACGAATCGATTCAAGCAGTGTTGAAAAATTTGGAAGGAAAACCCGCAGAGCGTTTGTTCAACATGTTTTTGTTGAGAACCTTTATGCAGGCTTATTATTCCGGAGAACATCTGGGACATTGGGGCCTCGGTTTTGAGGATTATTGTCATTTCACTTCACCGATCCGAAGATATCCGGATTTGATTTGTCATCGGGTTTTACAAAACATTCTTCTTGGAAAGAAACCGATGTATACTCCTGAAGATATGGTAACTGCAGGTTTGCACACTTCCCATCAGGAACGAAAGGCGACTGACTCTGAGAGAGATTACTATAAACTCAAAGCATGTCGTTATCTGGAAAAAACGGGCATCAAAGAATTCTCGGCTACGATTACGGGTTGCAAACCTTTCCTCATCTTTGTGGATTTAGAAAATCCGATGGTGGATGCTTGTCTGCTTGCGACTGAATTTACGGATGAAGGCGAAATCCGGATGGATACGGACTTCTCATTTTACTCTAAGAAGTTCACAAAAATTTATACACTCGGAGACAAGATCGAGGTCGAACTCGATCGAATCGATTACGAAGAGATTAAGATCTTTGTGAAAATGAAAAAATTCCAGAAGAAAGTATAG
- a CDS encoding GMC family oxidoreductase N-terminal domain-containing protein, whose protein sequence is MGGIPAANGKIIIPRNHKEIIEKEKIEDGVWELKTDAVVIGSGAGGAVAAATLAKSGWKVILIEEGSYFTPAQFTGEEFMASARLYRDAGFIVTEEQTLNILQGRTVGGSTTVNWQTSLYPPDYVTAEWDKRFGLKGYSRKDMDPYVSAVHERLGVHPVPQNLINANNDTLMKGGKALGLHPEVLNNNNRGCIGLGRCGLGCPINAKQSMFLTYIPDAIEAGATVIANMKAQVIHDGPTKIVIAEFTPDPYEKAPDTVIRKIKISAPVVVVSAGAIEGPALLQRSGLGNDWVGKNLKVHPTCSIFAIFDETINMFSGPPQSAVIKDGHNQDNTGYGFWLEVAPFRPTLAASLIPFYGHQQFEMIQKYPNMSAGIVLVRDGADGEANASVKWSFGSRKVYFELTPGDGKNMLRGLKQLAEVQTAAGAKELIFPFSDMEKPVKVDNNSKFDWVLDKKFNPGSLIVGSAHPHGSIQAADSPEKGAVDPNLELYGHKNIYVIDASVYPTGLSVNPQITTMSLALRATESLVSKKKEI, encoded by the coding sequence ATGGGCGGTATTCCAGCGGCGAACGGAAAGATTATTATTCCAAGAAATCATAAAGAAATCATTGAAAAAGAAAAGATCGAAGACGGAGTCTGGGAATTAAAAACCGATGCAGTCGTAATCGGATCGGGAGCGGGGGGAGCGGTCGCGGCTGCAACTCTTGCAAAGAGCGGATGGAAGGTCATTCTCATCGAAGAGGGCTCCTATTTTACACCGGCACAGTTTACCGGAGAAGAGTTTATGGCTTCCGCAAGACTTTATCGGGACGCTGGTTTTATCGTTACCGAAGAGCAAACTCTCAATATTCTGCAAGGAAGAACCGTAGGCGGTTCGACTACCGTGAACTGGCAGACGTCTTTATACCCGCCCGATTACGTAACTGCGGAATGGGACAAGAGATTCGGTTTGAAAGGTTATTCGAGAAAGGACATGGATCCGTATGTTTCTGCGGTTCATGAAAGATTGGGGGTTCATCCGGTTCCTCAAAACTTGATCAACGCAAACAACGATACTCTTATGAAAGGCGGAAAGGCTTTGGGACTGCACCCCGAAGTTTTAAATAATAACAACAGAGGATGCATCGGCCTTGGAAGATGCGGATTGGGTTGTCCGATCAATGCAAAACAATCCATGTTTCTTACGTATATTCCCGATGCGATCGAAGCGGGTGCAACCGTAATTGCAAACATGAAGGCTCAGGTAATTCATGACGGTCCAACCAAGATCGTGATTGCGGAGTTTACTCCCGATCCGTATGAAAAAGCTCCGGATACTGTCATTCGCAAAATCAAAATTTCAGCACCGGTCGTGGTTGTGAGCGCGGGTGCGATCGAAGGTCCTGCTCTTTTACAAAGATCAGGTCTTGGCAACGATTGGGTTGGTAAGAATTTAAAAGTCCATCCAACTTGTTCGATTTTTGCGATTTTTGACGAGACCATCAACATGTTCTCCGGTCCTCCTCAATCCGCGGTAATTAAGGACGGTCATAATCAAGATAATACCGGTTATGGTTTTTGGCTGGAAGTCGCTCCGTTTCGACCTACGTTAGCCGCTTCTTTGATTCCGTTTTATGGCCACCAACAGTTCGAGATGATTCAAAAATATCCGAATATGAGCGCCGGGATCGTTCTTGTAAGAGACGGAGCGGACGGAGAAGCGAATGCTTCCGTAAAATGGTCCTTTGGCTCCAGAAAGGTTTATTTCGAACTCACTCCGGGCGATGGAAAGAATATGCTTCGAGGTTTAAAACAATTGGCGGAAGTTCAAACCGCTGCCGGAGCGAAGGAACTGATTTTTCCGTTTTCAGATATGGAAAAACCTGTCAAAGTAGATAACAATTCTAAATTTGATTGGGTTTTGGATAAAAAATTCAATCCGGGAAGTTTGATCGTAGGTTCGGCGCACCCACACGGCTCTATCCAAGCGGCAGATTCTCCCGAAAAAGGGGCCGTGGATCCGAATTTGGAGTTGTACGGACATAAAAACATTTATGTAATCGACGCGTCCGTTTATCCAACCGGTCTTTCCGTAAATCCTCAGATTACGACCATGAGCCTTGCTTTACGAGCGACGGAATCTCTTGTGTCCAAAAAGAAGGAAATTTAG
- a CDS encoding tetratricopeptide repeat protein: MAFRILLFLVLLSVFTLQLFADLKEGKKAYARKDFSKAMDEFQRFNNANPSSGEAWMYMGYIYEYRRDYPKSIQSFKKAVGLRLPRKDLINCYQKIILYFNYQRDYHEVITYSTRVLRIDPDLTHIQKIRTAAEERLAGHHVVHKPKRHTEGVETIGPNSEADYLKILKKEPENESARWNLSLIYANQKEFQKAETMLEMLVKDFPEKEDYLYKYGVILIRNEKYSDALQILDKLESKIGNGSPKMLYYANLNQAVAYHKMKKYEEAAKYYRKSHSLNATVQPLIGLTKLKYEVKDCDNAIKMAERALEYGERTREIRMYLALCKIQNKEETEGYTILKEIASALEKENPEFKNLPEVYNDGILKLARYYTNHGEYGKALRYFHSVQSSEEEEREYRFYLGKVYYYTGKIDQAILLLEKIGSSSGAYYLLAKCYANKDDLEKTMEYIRKAADMKPSIWAAAAEEKEFERFKEKSSFKNFLESKGSEKEKSSDSQALDKT, encoded by the coding sequence ATGGCCTTCAGGATTTTGCTTTTTTTGGTTCTTTTGTCTGTCTTTACTCTGCAACTTTTCGCGGATTTGAAGGAAGGAAAGAAGGCTTATGCGAGAAAGGACTTTTCCAAAGCAATGGATGAGTTCCAGAGGTTCAATAATGCCAATCCTTCTTCAGGCGAAGCTTGGATGTATATGGGTTACATCTATGAATACAGAAGAGATTATCCGAAATCCATACAAAGCTTTAAAAAAGCGGTCGGGTTACGCCTACCTAGAAAGGATCTGATAAATTGTTATCAGAAAATCATTCTTTATTTTAATTACCAAAGAGATTATCATGAGGTAATCACTTATTCCACTCGTGTTTTAAGAATCGATCCGGATCTGACCCACATTCAAAAAATCCGCACTGCTGCGGAGGAACGACTTGCGGGACATCATGTCGTGCACAAACCAAAACGTCATACAGAGGGAGTGGAAACTATCGGACCGAATTCCGAAGCCGACTATCTGAAAATTTTAAAAAAAGAACCCGAAAACGAATCCGCACGTTGGAATCTTTCCCTTATCTATGCAAATCAAAAAGAATTTCAAAAAGCCGAAACGATGCTTGAAATGCTTGTAAAAGATTTTCCAGAAAAAGAGGACTATCTTTACAAATACGGGGTTATTTTAATTCGAAATGAAAAATATTCGGATGCTCTGCAGATTTTGGACAAACTAGAAAGTAAAATCGGAAACGGCAGTCCAAAGATGTTGTATTATGCGAATTTGAATCAAGCCGTGGCTTATCACAAAATGAAAAAGTATGAGGAAGCGGCTAAATATTATCGTAAGTCCCATTCTTTAAACGCAACGGTTCAACCTTTGATCGGTTTGACTAAACTAAAATACGAGGTCAAAGATTGTGACAATGCCATTAAAATGGCTGAAAGAGCGTTGGAATACGGCGAAAGAACACGCGAAATCAGAATGTATCTTGCGCTTTGTAAAATTCAAAATAAAGAAGAAACGGAAGGATATACGATTTTAAAGGAGATTGCATCCGCTCTTGAAAAGGAAAATCCCGAATTTAAAAATCTTCCCGAGGTTTACAATGATGGCATTCTCAAATTAGCCAGATATTATACAAATCACGGAGAATACGGAAAAGCTCTTCGTTATTTTCATTCCGTTCAGTCGTCCGAGGAAGAAGAAAGAGAATATAGATTTTATCTCGGTAAAGTTTATTATTACACCGGAAAAATCGATCAGGCGATTCTGCTTTTGGAAAAAATCGGAAGTTCCTCCGGAGCTTATTATTTATTAGCAAAATGTTATGCGAATAAGGACGATCTGGAAAAAACGATGGAGTATATCCGAAAGGCAGCGGATATGAAACCGTCGATTTGGGCCGCGGCTGCCGAAGAAAAGGAATTTGAACGATTTAAAGAAAAATCGTCTTTTAAAAATTTCCTGGAATCAAAAGGATCCGAAAAAGAAAAAAGTTCGGATTCTCAAGCTCTGGATAAAACCTGA
- a CDS encoding type I 3-dehydroquinate dehydratase: MSRSDFQIVLTLSENEFFSLKEHPPCDWIEIRLDLFSPDSLKEKLSNQIEFLNTKCIFTYRQAGDTDQTASFKESELDFHKFVNLIKPKKHYLDLELNRSNDLLETHATQGFGLIRSVHKFNGILSEEEIRDWIRKDPYLDGRKKYDSALPLVYKFAVFPTSTDELTRFLTSIRKIAKEYRNLKILLTGICMGPMGVISRVFPEAFGSFFTYCCLKEPKAPGQIDLYSLIRLKDRD, translated from the coding sequence GTGAGTCGCTCTGATTTTCAAATCGTTCTGACTCTCAGTGAAAATGAATTTTTTTCTTTGAAGGAACACCCGCCCTGCGATTGGATCGAGATTCGTTTGGATTTATTTTCCCCGGATTCCTTAAAAGAAAAATTATCAAATCAAATCGAATTTCTAAATACAAAGTGTATTTTTACCTATAGACAAGCCGGAGATACCGATCAGACGGCCTCTTTCAAAGAAAGCGAATTAGATTTTCATAAATTTGTAAATTTGATCAAGCCTAAAAAACACTATTTGGATCTTGAACTAAACCGTTCGAACGATCTATTGGAAACTCATGCGACCCAAGGTTTTGGATTGATCCGATCGGTTCATAAATTTAATGGAATTTTATCGGAAGAGGAAATCAGAGATTGGATTCGAAAAGATCCCTATCTCGACGGAAGAAAAAAATATGATTCGGCTCTTCCTTTGGTTTATAAATTTGCCGTTTTTCCGACCTCGACCGATGAATTGACTCGGTTTTTGACTTCGATCCGAAAGATCGCGAAAGAATATCGAAATTTAAAGATTCTGCTTACGGGAATTTGTATGGGTCCGATGGGAGTTATTTCCAGAGTATTTCCGGAAGCTTTTGGATCTTTCTTTACGTATTGTTGTCTGAAAGAGCCGAAAGCGCCCGGGCAAATCGATCTCTATTCTTTGATCAGGTTAAAAGATAGAGATTAA
- a CDS encoding SIS domain-containing protein: MDPIFEKIEKAIDIEIESILHFRKNLDPSIKDVIELILRSKGKLIVTGVGKSGDIGKKISSTLCSTGTPSVFLHPSDAAHGDAGIIGDGDVVIAIGKSGESEELLNLIPTIKNIGAKLVAMTANAESKLAKESDILLLTPVLKEACPLELAPTSSTTIALILGDAIAMCLMELKNFKKEDFALYHPAGRLGKRLSLKIDDVMRKDKELAKINPDSDLAEILTEITVKRQGATGVTDSSGKLLGIITDFDIRKKLREGKLNSSVTAQELMNSNPITFTSGSNAYEILKQMESRPNPISVAPIVDASKRLIGIVSIHDLLQKGL, translated from the coding sequence TTGGATCCGATTTTTGAAAAAATAGAAAAAGCGATCGATATCGAAATAGAATCCATTCTGCATTTTAGAAAAAATTTGGATCCGTCCATAAAGGATGTGATCGAGTTAATTTTAAGATCCAAAGGAAAATTGATCGTCACCGGAGTTGGAAAATCGGGAGACATCGGTAAAAAAATTTCTTCTACGTTATGCTCCACCGGCACTCCTTCCGTATTTCTACATCCTTCGGACGCCGCTCACGGCGATGCAGGAATCATTGGAGATGGAGACGTAGTGATCGCGATCGGAAAATCCGGAGAAAGCGAGGAGCTGCTAAATTTAATTCCGACGATTAAGAATATTGGTGCAAAACTTGTAGCAATGACGGCTAACGCAGAATCGAAACTTGCAAAAGAATCCGATATCCTACTTTTGACCCCGGTATTAAAGGAAGCCTGTCCTCTTGAACTAGCGCCTACATCCAGCACTACGATCGCACTGATCTTAGGAGACGCGATTGCAATGTGTCTTATGGAATTGAAAAACTTTAAAAAAGAGGATTTCGCTCTTTATCATCCGGCCGGACGATTGGGAAAACGTTTGAGTTTAAAGATTGACGACGTGATGCGCAAGGATAAAGAATTAGCAAAGATAAATCCAGATTCCGATTTGGCGGAAATCCTAACAGAGATCACAGTCAAAAGACAAGGTGCTACCGGAGTCACAGATTCATCGGGAAAACTTTTAGGAATCATCACCGATTTTGATATTCGTAAAAAACTAAGAGAAGGTAAATTGAATTCTTCCGTTACGGCTCAGGAGCTCATGAATTCAAATCCGATCACCTTTACATCCGGCTCCAATGCCTATGAAATTTTAAAACAAATGGAATCACGACCAAACCCGATTTCCGTAGCTCCGATCGTAGACGCTTCGAAACGTTTGATCGGAATCGTTTCCATTCACGATCTTTTACAAAAAGGGCTTTGA
- a CDS encoding UpxY family transcription antiterminator produces the protein MIKNSEDYEWFALYTNPRAEKKLKRLFQERKIECFLPLISKKKKWSDRWKIIEEPMYPSYIFVKILFFQDRVKILQLPGAHHFVFYAGKPYVIPDEDISLVQTFLETFPDKIQTKIEEKLTPGEKILIKEGPFTGYHAEIIRKKNEEQIIVKFPGLNLMTSVTLDIKKLQLEDNLGSDF, from the coding sequence ATGATAAAGAATTCTGAAGATTACGAATGGTTCGCTCTCTATACAAATCCGAGAGCGGAAAAAAAACTCAAACGATTGTTTCAAGAAAGAAAGATCGAATGTTTTCTTCCTCTGATTTCAAAAAAGAAAAAATGGTCGGATCGATGGAAAATCATTGAAGAACCAATGTATCCATCTTATATTTTTGTTAAAATTTTATTCTTTCAAGATCGTGTAAAAATTCTTCAATTGCCCGGAGCACATCACTTCGTTTTTTACGCAGGAAAACCGTATGTAATTCCCGACGAGGATATCAGTTTAGTACAAACTTTTTTGGAAACCTTTCCGGATAAGATCCAAACTAAAATCGAAGAAAAATTGACACCCGGAGAAAAAATTCTTATCAAGGAAGGACCCTTTACAGGCTATCACGCAGAAATTATACGTAAAAAAAATGAAGAGCAAATTATAGTCAAATTTCCGGGGTTGAATTTAATGACTTCAGTCACTCTGGATATAAAAAAGTTACAACTGGAGGATAACCTTGGATCCGATTTTTGA